One Bacillus sp. F19 genomic region harbors:
- a CDS encoding class I mannose-6-phosphate isomerase: MYNKFPEIRVKGPLINESWQGYESIQKELLHQLSNNENMKTVVIDCYPGVRYDEIKTKLIDGLDANLVIFSDDLAYSGKEITTLIERNLTDDRVFGVLSCHTLEEFFDMNQIQDARKKVEGHNGIVVVYGVGASLVTKGDILIYADLARWEIQQRYRSKELGNWKIDNHEEDILRKYKRGFFVEWRVSDRHKKTLYNDIHYYMDTNEKDNAKMVSGKAFLEGMRQTVHQPFRLVPYFDPGVWGGQWMKEVCGLDKEKENFAWSFDGVPEENSLYLTYGDVRIETPSINTVFLHPTDLLGDRVHARFGTEFPIRFDFLDTMSGQNLSLQVHPLVEYIQEKFGMHYTQDESYYILDAKENAEVYLGMKADVNPKEMMEDLRRAERGEISFPDEKYVNNFPAKKHDHYLIPAGTVHCSGTDTMVLEISSTPYIFTFKLWDWDRLGLDGLPRPVHIDHGEKNIVWNRDTEWVETNLINRIETIASEDGWREERTGLHEREFIETRRHWFTSTVHHNTNGSVNMLNLIEGEEAIVESPTNKFEPFIVRYAETFIIPECVKEYTIKPYGKSKGKEIATIKAFVRI, encoded by the coding sequence ATGTATAATAAGTTTCCTGAAATAAGAGTAAAAGGTCCTCTAATCAATGAATCTTGGCAAGGGTATGAATCAATTCAAAAAGAATTATTACATCAGCTGAGTAATAATGAAAATATGAAAACAGTCGTCATCGATTGTTATCCAGGTGTTCGATATGATGAGATTAAAACAAAACTAATTGATGGATTAGATGCGAATTTAGTTATTTTCTCAGATGATTTAGCATATTCGGGTAAAGAAATTACTACATTAATAGAACGTAATTTAACCGATGATCGGGTATTTGGAGTTTTATCTTGTCATACATTAGAAGAGTTCTTCGATATGAATCAAATCCAAGACGCAAGAAAAAAAGTAGAAGGTCATAATGGGATTGTAGTGGTCTATGGTGTAGGAGCTTCATTAGTAACAAAAGGTGATATATTAATATACGCTGACTTAGCCCGTTGGGAAATTCAACAACGATATCGCTCCAAAGAATTGGGAAATTGGAAAATTGACAATCATGAGGAAGATATTCTACGAAAATATAAACGGGGTTTCTTTGTTGAATGGAGAGTAAGTGATCGTCATAAAAAGACGCTATATAATGATATTCATTACTATATGGATACAAATGAAAAAGATAATGCGAAGATGGTATCTGGAAAAGCGTTTTTAGAAGGTATGCGTCAAACAGTTCATCAACCATTCCGTTTAGTTCCTTATTTTGATCCCGGAGTATGGGGAGGCCAATGGATGAAAGAGGTTTGTGGGCTTGATAAAGAAAAAGAGAACTTTGCTTGGAGTTTTGATGGAGTACCAGAAGAAAACAGTTTATATTTAACCTATGGTGATGTACGAATTGAAACACCATCAATTAATACAGTATTCTTGCATCCTACTGATTTATTAGGGGATCGTGTGCATGCTAGATTTGGAACTGAGTTTCCGATTCGATTTGATTTTTTAGATACAATGTCTGGACAAAATTTGAGCTTACAAGTACATCCATTGGTTGAGTACATTCAAGAAAAATTTGGTATGCATTATACGCAAGATGAAAGTTATTATATTCTTGATGCAAAAGAAAATGCTGAGGTATATCTTGGAATGAAGGCTGATGTGAATCCTAAAGAAATGATGGAGGATTTACGAAGAGCAGAACGTGGAGAAATTTCTTTCCCTGATGAAAAATACGTAAATAACTTTCCAGCCAAAAAGCATGATCATTACTTGATACCTGCTGGAACAGTTCATTGTTCAGGTACAGATACAATGGTTTTAGAAATTAGTTCTACACCGTATATTTTTACCTTTAAATTATGGGATTGGGATCGACTTGGCCTTGATGGTTTACCAAGACCTGTTCATATTGATCATGGTGAAAAAAATATTGTATGGAATCGAGATACGGAGTGGGTAGAAACTAATTTAATTAATCGTATCGAGACAATTGCAAGTGAGGATGGATGGAGAGAAGAAAGAACAGGGCTTCATGAAAGAGAATTTATTGAAACAAGAAGACATTGGTTTACTTCAACTGTTCATCACAATACAAATGGAAGCGTTAACATGTTGAATTTAATTGAAGGTGAAGAAG
- a CDS encoding S8 family serine peptidase, which yields MKRKKIRKILTGTLAVGLLLSQGAPYNVLAKSPYELNSVDHAEEILKSLSVEQRKALEQLDTKPSFTISPDINVNSPELVKVIVEFKQAPAKIEVMKQAAKGTKLSSAIANEKVEKSHKDFKQHVQLLKSQKNVTKYKAEDINITREYTNAINGVAMTLPGVAVQDLLESGVVNRIFKDYEVKVEPPVKTKEAIDPKMADSIPQIGVDKLHAENITGKGIKVGVLDTGVDYNHPDLKEAYKGGYDFVDNDTDPMETTYEDWINAGKPEYPGLVYYTNHGTHVAGTIAAQKKNNVDYAVKGVAPEVDLYAYRVLGPWGGGDTAGILAGIDKAITDGMDVINMSLGARTNDPLYATSVATNNAMLSGVVTVVAAGNAGPNEKTLGSPGTAALGISVGASDASMSIPTFNGSASGEKFENMQLLGKDFSNKLEDLQGQSLPIVYAGLGKADDFAGKDVNGKLALIQRGEITFDEKIKNAKNAGAKAVIVYNNVDGQISAYLGEAVGLIPAFRLSKADGERLNGLGEGSFTFETLSNTKTEGDHLADFSSRGPVNGNYDIKPDVVAPGVSVFSTAPEYINDPQDGINYGNAYVRLSGTSMATPHTAGTAALILQEHPEYTPFDVKSALMNTSDDLKEDYSVYEVGAGRIDAYQAVHTDTSIKVWDKTKNIENGNIVEIDEQTGSIVFGRYYKNGDQPIEASRKVTVQNNSLEEKSFNLEVEYHGERKGIQDAVKNGVKVAVPSSFTVGSGQEQEFQPKITIPTSAVAGRYEGYIHVTNTNNPAETYQIPFAVMVTEKGFDYAKTSKPSVTNTTPFWQYMYPYVHVIMKLNSPMKTIDVLVKDSKTGKAVGFVGTADTSKLLIDRETFLMNAFSGTVYPFTNDPSKPIGDLPVKLPAGDYIMELIAHDEEGKSYVADNPLIVDNTAPEVNMDKKPGVIEVNDSMFTVEDGQKAVWLHGTAKDETVDVLQSKGLNVDQSSNSMGYSANSPFINGYFPIQANGDVKFGVEANDIATKPLKLTLTTSDIATAMGKQHYVFVKEGTEYTTSSYDKKDVKIGDTVTMTLSLNNAKQLVSGDFQVEFKNDLFKFENVKLNSAANEYAKEKGLEVSLQEPVLTEGALTNTVNVGASMKGNAFSGMDGDLPFLDVTFKVVSDAFYDNVTSFNVLQASYMKAGQTAATAIPFYNTENFNLIPTHSRVQGSIQPEAFLRNDGSLPIGDYSKIGAQVYVMSPSGKKYKGTIDNKGFYSIHGIPASTEAYTIVIDVPGHLKVMKKFIPGYSVNGEMRGQHFRLGGKGLAGDVNGDSMIDILDIQSIAEAYGTNDPSIVPQDLNQDGVVNETDIRFVEKNFLTKGPDAPANKQPKATIGKKDLEYFLRLIGLEPKQ from the coding sequence ATGAAGAGAAAGAAAATAAGGAAGATACTTACAGGAACATTAGCTGTTGGATTGTTATTGTCTCAAGGCGCACCGTATAACGTATTGGCGAAAAGCCCGTACGAGCTGAATTCAGTGGATCATGCGGAAGAAATTCTAAAGAGCCTGTCTGTGGAACAAAGAAAAGCATTAGAGCAGTTGGATACAAAGCCAAGCTTTACCATTTCTCCGGATATTAATGTGAATAGTCCGGAATTAGTCAAAGTCATCGTGGAATTCAAACAGGCGCCAGCGAAAATTGAAGTGATGAAACAAGCGGCGAAAGGAACGAAACTGTCTTCTGCAATTGCGAATGAGAAAGTGGAAAAATCTCATAAAGATTTTAAACAGCATGTGCAATTATTGAAATCACAGAAAAACGTGACCAAATACAAAGCGGAAGATATAAACATCACTAGAGAGTATACAAACGCCATCAATGGTGTAGCGATGACACTGCCTGGCGTGGCCGTGCAGGATTTGCTTGAATCAGGAGTAGTTAATCGTATTTTTAAAGATTACGAAGTAAAAGTGGAACCGCCGGTAAAAACAAAAGAAGCAATCGATCCAAAAATGGCGGACAGTATTCCGCAAATTGGAGTGGACAAGCTGCATGCCGAGAACATTACCGGTAAGGGCATTAAAGTCGGTGTTCTTGATACAGGTGTTGACTACAATCATCCTGACTTAAAAGAAGCTTATAAAGGCGGATATGATTTTGTAGATAATGATACCGATCCGATGGAAACGACATACGAGGATTGGATCAATGCTGGCAAGCCAGAATACCCTGGTTTAGTGTATTACACAAACCACGGGACACATGTCGCGGGGACGATAGCAGCACAAAAGAAAAACAATGTCGATTACGCTGTTAAAGGGGTAGCACCTGAAGTAGATTTATATGCTTATAGAGTATTAGGACCTTGGGGAGGGGGAGATACAGCGGGAATCCTTGCTGGTATCGATAAAGCGATTACAGATGGCATGGACGTCATCAATATGTCGCTCGGCGCCAGAACCAACGATCCGTTATATGCCACTTCTGTCGCAACAAATAACGCTATGCTTTCAGGCGTGGTGACAGTTGTTGCCGCAGGAAATGCCGGACCGAACGAAAAAACTCTCGGTTCCCCAGGAACAGCAGCCCTTGGCATTTCAGTAGGGGCAAGCGATGCTTCGATGTCGATTCCGACATTTAATGGAAGCGCTTCCGGCGAAAAATTTGAAAATATGCAGCTGCTGGGTAAAGATTTTTCTAATAAGTTAGAAGATTTACAAGGACAATCCTTACCAATTGTTTATGCAGGTCTTGGTAAAGCTGATGACTTTGCTGGGAAAGATGTCAATGGGAAACTTGCGTTGATTCAGCGCGGAGAAATTACGTTTGATGAAAAAATCAAAAATGCTAAAAACGCTGGGGCTAAAGCAGTGATTGTGTATAACAATGTTGACGGGCAAATATCTGCCTATTTAGGTGAGGCCGTCGGTTTAATCCCGGCTTTCCGCCTATCAAAAGCGGATGGTGAGCGGTTAAATGGGCTGGGCGAAGGTTCTTTCACCTTTGAAACGTTAAGCAACACAAAAACGGAAGGCGATCATTTAGCAGATTTCAGTTCACGCGGGCCGGTAAATGGAAATTATGATATTAAGCCGGATGTAGTCGCTCCAGGTGTGTCGGTTTTCTCTACAGCACCGGAATATATCAATGATCCGCAGGATGGCATTAATTACGGGAATGCCTATGTGCGCTTATCGGGCACGTCTATGGCTACTCCTCACACAGCAGGTACAGCAGCATTGATTCTGCAGGAGCATCCGGAATACACTCCTTTCGATGTAAAATCGGCACTCATGAATACTTCAGACGATTTAAAAGAGGATTATTCTGTATACGAAGTAGGGGCGGGACGAATCGATGCCTATCAAGCGGTTCATACAGATACATCAATCAAAGTATGGGATAAAACAAAAAATATCGAAAATGGAAATATCGTAGAAATTGACGAACAAACCGGCTCCATCGTATTCGGCAGATATTATAAAAATGGTGATCAGCCAATTGAAGCAAGCAGAAAGGTGACGGTTCAAAACAACAGCCTGGAAGAAAAATCTTTTAACCTAGAAGTGGAGTATCATGGCGAGCGTAAAGGCATCCAAGACGCAGTGAAGAACGGTGTAAAAGTGGCAGTGCCTTCATCATTTACAGTAGGAAGCGGCCAAGAACAGGAGTTTCAGCCAAAAATCACGATACCAACCAGTGCTGTGGCAGGAAGATATGAAGGGTATATTCATGTGACCAATACGAACAATCCAGCCGAAACCTATCAAATTCCATTTGCTGTCATGGTGACGGAAAAGGGATTTGATTATGCGAAAACGAGCAAGCCATCCGTGACAAATACGACGCCTTTCTGGCAATATATGTACCCGTATGTCCATGTCATCATGAAATTGAATAGCCCTATGAAAACCATTGATGTGCTTGTTAAGGACAGTAAAACAGGGAAAGCTGTAGGTTTTGTAGGAACAGCGGATACTAGTAAATTACTAATAGACAGAGAAACGTTTCTTATGAATGCATTTAGCGGTACTGTCTATCCATTTACAAATGATCCTTCTAAGCCGATTGGTGATCTTCCTGTAAAGCTTCCGGCAGGCGATTATATAATGGAACTGATTGCACACGATGAGGAAGGGAAATCATATGTTGCAGACAATCCGCTTATTGTGGACAATACAGCACCAGAAGTAAACATGGATAAAAAACCGGGTGTAATCGAGGTTAATGACTCCATGTTTACAGTAGAGGATGGACAAAAAGCGGTATGGCTGCATGGAACAGCTAAGGATGAGACAGTGGACGTATTACAATCCAAAGGCTTGAACGTTGACCAATCATCCAACAGCATGGGTTACTCTGCAAACTCTCCATTCATAAATGGGTACTTCCCAATCCAAGCGAATGGAGATGTAAAATTCGGAGTTGAGGCAAATGATATTGCAACGAAGCCTCTAAAGCTGACTTTGACTACGTCTGATATTGCAACTGCAATGGGTAAACAACACTATGTCTTCGTAAAAGAAGGCACGGAATATACGACTTCTAGTTATGATAAGAAAGATGTAAAAATCGGTGATACTGTAACAATGACACTCAGCCTCAATAATGCGAAGCAGCTTGTATCTGGGGACTTCCAAGTCGAATTCAAGAATGATCTGTTTAAGTTTGAGAATGTGAAGCTGAACAGTGCGGCAAATGAGTATGCGAAGGAAAAAGGCTTGGAGGTATCGCTGCAAGAACCTGTGCTGACAGAAGGAGCTCTAACTAATACAGTGAATGTTGGCGCATCTATGAAAGGGAATGCATTTAGCGGTATGGACGGCGATCTGCCTTTCCTTGATGTTACGTTCAAAGTAGTAAGTGATGCATTTTACGATAATGTTACCAGTTTTAATGTACTACAGGCGTCTTATATGAAAGCGGGACAAACAGCCGCTACTGCCATTCCTTTTTACAATACGGAAAATTTTAACCTTATTCCAACGCATTCCAGAGTGCAGGGTTCTATCCAACCAGAAGCATTTTTGAGAAATGACGGTTCTTTGCCAATAGGTGATTATTCAAAAATCGGTGCCCAAGTATATGTGATGTCCCCAAGCGGTAAAAAATATAAAGGAACAATTGATAATAAAGGATTCTACAGCATTCATGGTATCCCAGCTTCTACGGAAGCATACACAATTGTTATTGATGTTCCGGGACATCTCAAAGTGATGAAGAAATTCATTCCTGGATATTCTGTAAACGGTGAGATGCGCGGGCAACATTTTAGATTAGGTGGTAAAGGTCTTGCGGGGGACGTGAATGGTGACAGCATGATTGATATTCTCGATATACAAAGTATCGCAGAAGCCTATGGTACGAATGATCCATCGATCGTGCCGCAAGATCTCAATCAGGACGGCGTGGTGAATGAAACCGATATTCGTTTCGTTGAGAAAAACTTCTTAACGAAGGGGCCGGATGCACCTGCTAATAAGCAGCCAAAAGCAACAATTGGCAAAAAAGATCTGGAATACTTCCTGCGCCTGATCGGACTTGAGCCAAAGCAATAG